From a region of the Acomys russatus chromosome 4, mAcoRus1.1, whole genome shotgun sequence genome:
- the Dtd1 gene encoding D-aminoacyl-tRNA deacylase 1 codes for MKAVVQRVTRASVTVGGEQISAIGRGICVLLGISVEDSQKELEHMVRKILNLRVFEDESGKHWSKSVMDKQYEVLCVSQFTLQCVLKGNKPDFHLAMPTEQAESFYNSFLEQLRKNYRPELIRDGKFGACMQVHIQNDGPVTIELESPVPGAASSDAKQVSPKCGARTVSWVRVMCQSLEQSSS; via the exons TCGGAGGAGAGCAGATCAGTGCCATTGGTCGGGGcatctgtgtgctgctgggcatCTCCGTGGAAGATTCCCAGAAGGAACTGGAACACAT GGTgagaaagattttaaatctgCGTGTGTTTGAGGACGAGAGCGGGAAGCACTGGTCCAAGAGCGTGATGGATAAGCAGTACGAGGTGCTGTGTGTCAGCCAGTTCACCCTCCAGTGCGTCCTCAAGGGAAACAAGCCCGACTTCCACCTGGCGATGCCCACAGAGCAGGCTGAGAGCTTCTACAACAGCTTCTTGGAGCAGCTTCGCAAGAACTACAGGCCGGAGCTCATCAGAG ACGGCAAGTTTGGTGCCTGTATGCAGGTGCACATTCAGAACGACGGGCCGGTGACCATCGAGCTGGAGTCCCCTGTTCCTGGCGCTGCTAGCTCTGATGCAAAGCAGGTAAGCCCGAAGTGTGGAGCCCGCACCGTCTCGTGGGTGCGCGTAATGTGCCAGTCTCTGGAGCAGTCCTCATCTTGA